From a single Dehalococcoidia bacterium genomic region:
- a CDS encoding carboxylesterase/lipase family protein, translated as MTTTRSTLVETKYGRLQGNEENGVQVWKGVPFAAAPVGALRYRPPQPPAAWSGVRQATAFSPTAPQLPSPLNNLFGREQQPSSEDCLYLNVWSPAADGATRPVLVWIHGGAFTGGSGSTPWYDGAAFARNGDVVVVTINYRLGLLGFLHLAELGGESFASTGNLGILDQVAALRWVHENIAAFGGDPDNVTVFGESAGGMSVGTLLGTPSAKGLFHKAILQSGAAHNVRGAEAATQIAREALKTLEVEARNVAALRELSVEQILAGQAKLAISSAASGGGLFAQPVVDGTALPRQPLAAVASGSAAGVPLLIGTNLDEMKLFSALDPGMGTEDGFRKRGAAQAGEATFVKLADAYAAGRPNESKVEAWTHLLSDRVFRIPAVRLAETQEKQGAPVWMYRFDYQSPALDGKLGACHALEIPFVWNNLNAPGSTTFTGERPDRQPLADRMQAAWIAFARGGNPNAAGLPSWPAYESGSRATLIFDVDCRVENDPDGAERRLWDGLL; from the coding sequence ATGACGACGACGCGATCGACGCTGGTAGAGACGAAGTACGGCAGGCTGCAAGGCAACGAAGAGAACGGCGTGCAGGTATGGAAGGGCGTGCCCTTCGCCGCCGCGCCGGTGGGCGCGCTGCGCTACCGGCCGCCGCAGCCACCCGCGGCCTGGAGCGGCGTGCGCCAGGCCACCGCCTTCAGCCCCACCGCGCCGCAGCTGCCCTCGCCGCTCAACAACCTCTTCGGCCGCGAGCAGCAGCCCAGCTCGGAGGACTGCCTCTACCTCAACGTCTGGTCGCCCGCGGCGGACGGCGCCACGCGGCCGGTGCTCGTCTGGATTCACGGGGGCGCCTTCACCGGCGGCTCCGGCTCGACGCCCTGGTACGACGGCGCCGCCTTCGCCCGCAACGGCGATGTGGTCGTGGTCACGATCAACTACCGGCTCGGGCTGCTCGGGTTTCTGCATCTGGCCGAACTGGGCGGCGAGTCGTTCGCCTCGACCGGCAACCTCGGCATCCTCGACCAGGTGGCGGCCCTGCGCTGGGTGCACGAGAACATCGCGGCCTTCGGCGGCGACCCGGACAACGTCACGGTCTTCGGCGAGTCGGCCGGCGGCATGAGCGTCGGCACGCTACTGGGCACGCCGAGCGCCAAGGGCCTCTTCCACAAGGCGATCCTGCAATCCGGTGCGGCGCACAACGTGCGCGGCGCAGAGGCGGCCACGCAGATCGCCCGCGAGGCGCTGAAGACGCTCGAAGTCGAGGCGAGAAACGTCGCGGCGCTGCGCGAGCTGTCGGTCGAGCAGATCCTCGCCGGGCAGGCGAAGCTGGCAATCAGCTCCGCGGCGAGCGGTGGTGGCCTCTTCGCGCAGCCCGTGGTGGACGGCACGGCGCTGCCGCGGCAGCCGCTGGCGGCGGTGGCGAGCGGCTCGGCGGCCGGCGTGCCGCTGCTGATCGGCACGAACCTCGACGAGATGAAGCTGTTCTCGGCGCTGGACCCAGGCATGGGCACGGAGGATGGCTTCCGCAAGCGCGGCGCCGCGCAGGCGGGCGAAGCAACGTTTGTGAAGCTGGCCGACGCCTACGCCGCCGGCCGGCCGAATGAGTCGAAGGTCGAGGCGTGGACGCACCTGCTCAGCGACCGCGTCTTCCGCATCCCGGCGGTCCGCCTGGCGGAGACACAGGAGAAACAGGGCGCGCCGGTGTGGATGTACCGCTTCGACTACCAGTCGCCGGCGCTCGACGGCAAGCTCGGCGCCTGCCACGCGCTGGAGATTCCGTTCGTCTGGAACAACCTGAATGCGCCGGGCAGCACGACCTTCACCGGCGAGCGCCCGGATCGCCAGCCGCTGGCCGACCGCATGCAGGCCGCCTGGATCGCTTTCGCCCGCGGCGGCAACCCGAACGCGGCCGGCCTGCCCTCGTGGCCGGCCTACGAGAGCGGCAGCCGCGCAACGCTGATCTTCGACGTCGACTGCCGCGTGGAGAACGACCCGGACGGCGCCGAGCGGCGGCTATGGGACGGTTTGCTCTGA
- a CDS encoding plasmid pRiA4b ORF-3 family protein yields MPRTTRSQPAIYQLKVTLKGIRPPIWRRFQVRKEISLGELHDVLQVVMGWYDSHLHAFRIGRTEYGVPDPEWDDWGEMKDEEKARLNKVLPREGTKLQYQYDFGDSWDHEVLLEKILPAEEGKQYPTCLTGRRRCPLEDCGGVWGWANLIEAVADPAHPDHEELLEWTMEWTNERPLDPEAFDLAAVNRGLQQFAQAEVVGPR; encoded by the coding sequence ATGCCTCGCACGACGCGTTCGCAGCCCGCGATCTACCAGCTAAAGGTCACGTTGAAGGGGATACGGCCCCCGATCTGGCGTCGTTTCCAGGTGCGCAAAGAGATCAGCCTCGGAGAACTGCATGACGTGCTGCAGGTCGTGATGGGCTGGTACGACTCGCATTTGCACGCCTTCCGCATCGGTCGCACCGAATATGGCGTACCGGACCCGGAATGGGACGATTGGGGAGAGATGAAGGACGAGGAGAAGGCACGCCTGAACAAGGTGCTCCCGCGCGAAGGCACAAAGCTGCAGTATCAGTATGACTTCGGCGATAGCTGGGACCACGAGGTTCTGTTGGAGAAGATTCTGCCGGCCGAAGAGGGCAAGCAGTATCCAACCTGCCTGACCGGCCGCCGTCGCTGCCCGCTGGAGGACTGCGGCGGCGTGTGGGGCTGGGCGAACCTCATCGAAGCCGTGGCTGATCCCGCTCATCCGGACCATGAAGAGCTGCTCGAATGGACCATGGAATGGACCAATGAGCGGCCGCTTGACCCCGAGGCCTTCGATCTCGCCGCCGTCAACCGCGGCCTGCAGCAATTCGCGCAAGCGGAAGTGGTCGGACCTCGATAG
- a CDS encoding CoA transferase: protein MEAQTGSALAGLRVVEAGSGVSAAYAAKLLADLGAEAVKVEPPDGDETRRRGPFPRGLEGNPEASGLFLYLNAGKRLVTLDLAADAGHAALHDTLAGADVFIHNFSVEEIERLGLRYDALAARFPRLVVTSITPFGLSGPHARWQGANLTVVSAGGWASITPGNSPLTDEPPLAAFGQQAEFQAAVHAAVASLGALHARRRDGRGQLVEVSGQECIAAALELALVTYTYTGRVASRLGIRTSAPMGIMRCKDGLIFVMTTDPHQWDALVHVMGDPEWASWEIFGDRFKRGEHHDALTPLIEEWLQERTVQEVFDLAAQARLPFAPVSTIADIVHSPHLQERGYFVTLRDPVAGAITIPGAPYLLSETPWAPAAGDRLQVTGDSGAGSVHWQPVAPPAPYTPRPTPSTPPLAGLRVIDMSWMWAGPYCTLQLAHLGAEVIRIESNLRPCMNRRVPPYANDEPGLNRGGSFNQWNQGKGSVLLDLKQPEAMQLARELAATADVFVENYAVGVVDRLGLGWDALSRINPGLVMASLSGYGLTGPYKDRVAFGTPLTMISGLGQLTGYAGRGPAEVGISYGDPNGGLHAAVAILAALWKRHETGRGRYIDVSQWEAMLSILPEGILPWTMRGEQPARRGNRDEWLAPHGIFRAKCDDRWVSIVVRNEAEWARLAPLLGEAAADPRFATRAGRKAHEDDLEAIVTAWTRERDAWAITEQLQALGVPAAPVMDMREVAEDPHLNARGFYVRLEHPEAGRQQHAGIPWQLHGTPLSVRKPAPCMGEDNEYVVMQLLGRSRAEYERLLAARVLY, encoded by the coding sequence ATGGAAGCACAAACCGGGTCCGCGCTCGCCGGCCTACGCGTGGTCGAAGCGGGCAGCGGCGTCTCCGCGGCCTACGCGGCGAAGCTGCTGGCCGACCTCGGCGCCGAGGCGGTCAAGGTCGAGCCGCCGGACGGTGACGAGACGCGGCGGCGCGGACCCTTTCCGCGCGGCCTGGAAGGCAACCCGGAGGCGAGCGGCCTCTTCCTCTACCTCAACGCGGGGAAGCGGCTTGTCACACTTGACCTCGCGGCCGACGCCGGACACGCCGCGCTGCATGACACGCTTGCCGGAGCCGACGTCTTCATCCACAACTTCAGCGTCGAGGAGATCGAGCGGCTGGGGCTGCGTTACGACGCGCTCGCCGCGCGCTTTCCTCGCCTGGTCGTTACCTCGATCACGCCCTTCGGGTTGAGCGGGCCGCACGCGCGCTGGCAGGGCGCCAATCTCACCGTCGTCTCCGCAGGCGGCTGGGCCTCGATTACGCCGGGCAACAGTCCGCTCACCGATGAGCCGCCGCTTGCCGCCTTCGGGCAGCAGGCCGAATTCCAGGCGGCCGTCCACGCGGCTGTCGCGTCGCTGGGCGCCCTGCACGCCCGCCGCCGTGACGGCCGCGGCCAGCTGGTCGAAGTCTCCGGCCAGGAGTGCATCGCCGCGGCGCTGGAGCTGGCGCTGGTGACCTACACCTACACCGGCCGCGTCGCCAGCCGCCTCGGGATTCGTACCAGCGCGCCGATGGGCATCATGCGCTGCAAAGACGGCCTGATCTTCGTAATGACCACCGACCCGCACCAGTGGGACGCCCTCGTGCACGTGATGGGCGACCCCGAGTGGGCGAGCTGGGAGATCTTCGGCGATCGCTTCAAGCGCGGCGAGCACCACGACGCGCTCACGCCGCTGATCGAGGAGTGGCTGCAAGAGCGCACGGTGCAGGAGGTCTTCGACCTGGCGGCGCAGGCGCGGCTGCCCTTCGCGCCCGTTTCCACGATCGCGGACATCGTGCACTCGCCGCATCTGCAGGAGCGCGGCTACTTCGTCACCCTGCGCGATCCGGTCGCCGGCGCGATCACCATACCGGGCGCGCCGTACCTCCTCTCCGAGACGCCCTGGGCGCCGGCTGCAGGTGACAGGTTACAGGTGACAGGTGACAGTGGGGCGGGATCCGTCCACTGGCAGCCGGTCGCGCCCCCTGCGCCCTACACCCCACGCCCCACGCCCTCAACGCCCCCCCTCGCCGGCCTGCGCGTGATCGATATGTCCTGGATGTGGGCGGGGCCGTACTGCACGTTGCAGCTCGCGCACCTGGGCGCCGAGGTGATACGCATCGAATCGAATCTCCGGCCCTGCATGAACCGGCGCGTGCCGCCCTACGCGAACGACGAGCCGGGCTTGAACCGTGGCGGCAGCTTCAACCAGTGGAACCAGGGCAAGGGCAGCGTGCTCTTGGATCTCAAGCAGCCGGAGGCGATGCAACTGGCGCGCGAGCTGGCCGCCACGGCCGATGTCTTCGTCGAGAACTACGCCGTGGGCGTGGTCGACCGGCTCGGCCTCGGCTGGGACGCGCTCTCACGCATCAATCCCGGCCTGGTCATGGCCTCGCTCAGCGGCTACGGCCTGACCGGGCCGTACAAGGATCGCGTCGCCTTCGGTACGCCATTAACGATGATCAGCGGCCTCGGCCAGCTTACGGGCTACGCCGGGCGCGGGCCGGCGGAAGTGGGCATCTCCTACGGCGACCCGAACGGCGGCCTGCACGCGGCCGTGGCGATCCTGGCGGCGCTGTGGAAGCGGCACGAAACGGGCCGTGGGCGGTACATCGACGTCTCGCAGTGGGAGGCGATGCTCAGCATTCTGCCGGAAGGGATTCTGCCCTGGACGATGCGCGGCGAGCAGCCGGCGCGGCGCGGCAACCGCGACGAGTGGCTGGCGCCGCACGGTATCTTCCGCGCGAAATGCGACGACCGCTGGGTGAGCATCGTCGTGCGCAACGAGGCCGAGTGGGCGCGGCTGGCCCCGTTGCTGGGCGAGGCGGCGGCGGACCCACGCTTCGCCACGCGGGCCGGCCGCAAGGCGCACGAGGACGACCTGGAAGCGATCGTCACTGCCTGGACACGCGAGCGCGACGCCTGGGCGATCACGGAGCAGTTGCAGGCGTTGGGCGTCCCCGCCGCGCCGGTGATGGACATGCGCGAGGTGGCCGAAGACCCGCACCTGAACGCACGCGGCTTCTACGTGCGGCTGGAGCATCCCGAAGCCGGCCGCCAGCAGCACGCCGGCATCCCCTGGCAACTGCACGGCACGCCGCTTTCCGTGCGCAAGCCGGCGCCCTGCATGGGCGAAGACAACGAGTACGTCGTGATGCAGCTCCTGGGCCGCTCCCGCGCCGAGTACGAGCGGCTGCTGGCGGCGCGGGTGCTGTACTGA